CCTCCAGCTTGGTTAGAAGGCGGGAACTGGTCATATATTCTAGGCACCGATGATGTGGGTCGTGACATGCTATCACGTCTTATTTACGGTTCTCGTTTGTCCATTTCTGTTGGCATTGTGGCCGTGACCGCCTCATTAATCATGGGAATTCTATTAGGTTTAGTCGCTGGCTACTGCAGGGGCGTGGTGGATACCATGATAATGCGTATTGTTGACATCATGCTGGCCATGCCAAGCCTGTTATTGGCCATTGCCATCGTCGCCATTTTAGGCCCCAGCATAGTCAATGCCGCCTTGGCTATTTCCATAGTTTCTTTACCGCATTATGTACGTTTGACTCGCGCTGCGACCATGACGGAAATGTCAAAAGACTATGTCACTTCATCACGTGTCATTGGTGCTGGTCCATTGCGGCTAATGTTTATCTGCATTCTGCCAAATTGTTTGGCACCTTTGATTGTGCAAGCCACGCTCGGTTTTTCCACCGCGATTCTCGATATGGCAGCCTTGGGTTTCCTCGGTTTGGGCGCACAACCTCCAACCCCTGAATGGGGATCTATGTTGTCCGATGCCTTGCAGTTTGTGCAACGCGCATGGTGGGTAGTGACCTTCCCAGGGTTAATGATTCTGATCACTGTATTGGCGTTCAACTTAATGGGTGACGGCTTACGTGATGCTCTTGACCCTAAGTTAAAGCAGTAGGAGAAGCCAAATGTCATTACTAGAACTCAATAACTTAAGCGTTAAATTTGGCCAGTTCCAAGCCGTTGATAACATCAGTTACCAGGTCGAGGAAGGCGAAGTATTAGGGATTGTTGGCGAATCTGGCTCGGGGAAAAGTGTCAGTTCTCTGTCCATCATGGGACTAATTGATTACCCAGGAAAAGTGCAAGCTGAGCAACTCAGCTTTAATGGCGAAAATTTATTAGACATGCCAGAAAAGCAACGTCGTAAGCTAACCGGCTCGGATATTGCAATGATTTTCCAAGACCCAATGACCAGTTTAAATCCTTGTTTTACCGTTGGATATCAAATTATTGAAGCTCTTAAAACCCACCAAGGTGGCAGTAAAAAAGAGCTCAAGGCACGCGCCATTGAATTGTTAACGCAAGTGGGCATTCCAGCACCAGAGTCTCGCTTGAACAACTACCCTCATCAGTTGTCTGGCGGTATGAGTCAAAGGGTGATGATCGCCATCGCTATTGCATGTAATCCAAAGCTGTTGATCGCCGATGAGCCGACAACCGCACTGGATGTCACCATTCAAGCACAGATCATAGATTTATTGATTGAATTGCAGCGTAAACAACAAATGGGCTTAG
The window above is part of the Marinomonas sp. THO17 genome. Proteins encoded here:
- the dppC gene encoding dipeptide ABC transporter permease DppC; amino-acid sequence: MSSQTLSAPAPKTPLQEFWYYFSSNKGAVTGFVVILIICFMAIFADWIAPHSPSQQYRDALLLPPAWLEGGNWSYILGTDDVGRDMLSRLIYGSRLSISVGIVAVTASLIMGILLGLVAGYCRGVVDTMIMRIVDIMLAMPSLLLAIAIVAILGPSIVNAALAISIVSLPHYVRLTRAATMTEMSKDYVTSSRVIGAGPLRLMFICILPNCLAPLIVQATLGFSTAILDMAALGFLGLGAQPPTPEWGSMLSDALQFVQRAWWVVTFPGLMILITVLAFNLMGDGLRDALDPKLKQ
- the dppD gene encoding dipeptide ABC transporter ATP-binding protein; this translates as MSLLELNNLSVKFGQFQAVDNISYQVEEGEVLGIVGESGSGKSVSSLSIMGLIDYPGKVQAEQLSFNGENLLDMPEKQRRKLTGSDIAMIFQDPMTSLNPCFTVGYQIIEALKTHQGGSKKELKARAIELLTQVGIPAPESRLNNYPHQLSGGMSQRVMIAIAIACNPKLLIADEPTTALDVTIQAQIIDLLIELQRKQQMGLVLITHDLALVAEVADRVIVMYAGQIVESGPASEVFVTPKHPYTQALLASLPESAAGKARLDALSGVVPGQYDRPQGCLLSPRCPYANEHCQQVEPASQGDLSRQVKCHTPLDTEGRPAA